A stretch of the Saprospiraceae bacterium genome encodes the following:
- a CDS encoding cbb3-type cytochrome c oxidase subunit I — MSANHSPLVEKDKLIQELGYDDHFHEHHHGDKYQTNFLTTYIFSQDHKMIARQFLMTGIFWAVIGAAMSIIFRLQLGYPDADLSWLKPVLGKWITINDAGIGRLEPEFYYALVTMHGTIIVFFVLTAGLSGTFSNLLIPLQIGARDMASPFLNMLSYWFFFLSSVVMFYSLFLSTGPFSGGWTAYPPLSALPQASIGSGAGMTLWTVSLVLFVVSVLLGGMNYITTILNLRTKGMSMWRMPLTVWAFLVTAILGLLSFPVLASGFFLMLFDRSLGTSFYLSDIFINGQALDRIGGSPILYQHIFWFLGHPEVYIIILPAMGIVSEVLSVHARKPIFGYRAMVYSILAIAFLSFIVWAHHMFMSGVNPFISNFFVVFTLIIAVPSAVKVFNWISTLYGGNIRLNTPMLFCIGFVSMFISGGLTGIFLGNSAIDIQQHDTYFVVAHFHIVMGVAAFFGMFAGVYNWFPKMFGRFMNETLGKIHFWVTMIGAYAVFGPMHYLGMAGVPRRYYRFDNFDAFKDFTDMNKFITIAAIITFFAQLLFVVNFFWSMYKGRKMTEQNPYGSNSLEWTTPIETGHGNWPEKIPTVQRWAYDYGKDNKEFIQQHVPLAEGEEHSSH, encoded by the coding sequence ATGTCAGCTAATCATTCACCACTTGTTGAAAAAGATAAACTAATCCAGGAATTGGGTTATGATGATCATTTTCATGAACACCATCATGGCGACAAATACCAGACTAATTTTTTAACAACTTATATATTTTCGCAAGACCATAAAATGATTGCGAGACAATTCCTTATGACAGGAATTTTTTGGGCTGTTATTGGGGCTGCGATGTCTATCATATTTCGTCTGCAATTAGGCTATCCGGATGCAGATTTAAGTTGGCTAAAACCTGTTTTAGGTAAATGGATTACAATTAATGATGCCGGCATTGGCAGATTGGAACCTGAGTTTTATTATGCCTTAGTTACGATGCATGGAACGATTATAGTATTCTTCGTATTAACTGCAGGCTTGAGTGGTACTTTTAGTAACTTATTGATTCCACTGCAAATTGGAGCTAGAGACATGGCGTCTCCATTTTTAAATATGCTTTCCTATTGGTTCTTTTTCTTATCATCTGTAGTTATGTTCTACAGTTTGTTTTTAAGCACAGGACCTTTTTCTGGTGGATGGACTGCTTATCCTCCTTTAAGTGCATTGCCGCAAGCTTCTATAGGAAGTGGTGCAGGGATGACATTGTGGACTGTATCGCTTGTTTTATTTGTTGTTTCTGTTTTGTTAGGTGGTATGAATTATATCACAACTATTTTAAATCTCCGGACAAAAGGAATGAGTATGTGGCGTATGCCACTTACAGTTTGGGCTTTTTTGGTCACTGCAATTTTAGGACTTCTTTCGTTTCCTGTTTTGGCTTCTGGATTTTTTCTGATGCTATTTGATAGAAGTTTAGGTACAAGTTTTTACTTATCTGATATTTTTATTAACGGACAAGCATTGGACAGGATAGGAGGTAGCCCCATTTTATACCAACACATATTTTGGTTTTTAGGTCACCCTGAAGTTTATATCATTATTTTGCCCGCAATGGGTATTGTTTCTGAAGTATTATCAGTCCATGCCAGAAAGCCAATTTTTGGATACCGTGCGATGGTGTATTCAATTTTAGCCATTGCATTCCTTTCATTTATAGTATGGGCACACCATATGTTTATGTCAGGTGTAAATCCATTTATATCCAATTTCTTTGTAGTATTTACACTGATTATAGCAGTCCCTTCAGCAGTTAAGGTATTTAACTGGATTAGTACGTTATATGGCGGTAACATTCGACTAAATACTCCCATGCTATTTTGCATTGGATTTGTATCGATGTTTATTTCCGGTGGACTTACCGGAATCTTTTTAGGAAATTCTGCAATTGATATTCAGCAACACGACACGTATTTTGTTGTTGCGCATTTTCACATTGTTATGGGTGTCGCTGCTTTTTTTGGAATGTTTGCAGGAGTTTATAACTGGTTTCCTAAAATGTTTGGACGATTTATGAATGAAACTTTGGGTAAGATTCATTTTTGGGTCACTATGATAGGGGCATATGCAGTTTTTGGACCTATGCACTATCTGGGAATGGCAGGAGTTCCAAGACGTTATTATCGTTTTGATAACTTTGATGCATTCAAAGATTTTACAGACATGAATAAGTTTATAACAATAGCTGCAATTATTACATTTTTTGCACAATTATTATTTGTTGTAAATTTTTTCTGGAGTATGTATAAAGGTCGTAAGATGACAGAACAAAATCCATATGGCTCAAATTCTTTGGAGTGGACAACTCCAATTGAAACAGGTCATGGAAATTGGCCTGAAAAAATTCCAACAGTTCAACGTTGGGCTTATGATTACGGAAAAGATAATAAAGAGTTTATTCAACAACACGTTCCTTTGGCAGAAGGAGAGGAACACAGCAGCCATTAA
- the nrfD gene encoding polysulfide reductase NrfD, whose product MSGGFVAPVRRPLVEGHKTYHQITEDLCSPTERTPSKAWVIAFIIAASTLAFGLFCICWTIWMGIGSWNVNRTIGWAYDITNFVWWIGIGHAGTLISAILLLFRQRWRTGVNRAAEAMTIFAVICAALFPVIHVGRLWVVFYFLPYPNTRGSLWPNFNSPLLWDVFAISTYFSVSLLFWYTGLVPDFATVRNRATGLRKKIYNFLSFGWTGSAKQWQRWESLSLVLAGLSTPLVLSVHTIVSFDFATSVIPGWHTTIFPPYFVAGAIFSGFAMVQTLMVMTRKILKLEEYITLEHIESMNKVILVTGTIVGVAYLTELFIAWYSGYVYEQFAFFNRAMGVYWWSYFGMMACNVISPQLFWVKKYRRSVFLTFFMSIFVNIGMWFERFVIIATTLARDYLPSSWSYYRPTWVEIGIFVGTLGLFFTLYLIFVRVAPVVAIAEIKHILKVGGDQYIGEHATHKHPVSTSDSHEHHHS is encoded by the coding sequence ATGTCAGGAGGATTTGTAGCACCCGTAAGAAGGCCCTTGGTTGAAGGACACAAAACCTATCATCAAATTACTGAAGATTTGTGTTCTCCAACAGAAAGAACCCCTAGTAAAGCATGGGTTATAGCATTTATCATTGCAGCTTCAACGCTTGCTTTTGGTTTGTTTTGCATATGCTGGACGATCTGGATGGGTATTGGTTCCTGGAATGTGAACCGGACGATCGGTTGGGCTTATGATATTACAAACTTTGTATGGTGGATTGGTATTGGTCACGCCGGTACTTTGATTTCAGCCATCTTATTGTTATTTAGACAGCGTTGGCGTACAGGTGTAAATAGAGCTGCCGAAGCCATGACTATTTTTGCAGTTATTTGTGCAGCATTATTTCCGGTAATTCACGTTGGGCGTTTATGGGTTGTATTTTATTTTCTTCCTTATCCTAATACAAGAGGGTCTCTTTGGCCAAATTTTAATTCCCCTTTATTATGGGACGTATTTGCAATTTCAACCTATTTTTCTGTTTCATTATTGTTTTGGTATACAGGACTAGTGCCTGATTTTGCTACAGTAAGAAATCGTGCAACAGGTCTTCGTAAAAAAATATATAATTTCTTATCATTTGGGTGGACAGGTTCTGCTAAACAATGGCAACGTTGGGAATCCTTATCACTGGTTCTAGCAGGCTTATCAACTCCTTTGGTATTGTCAGTGCATACCATCGTTAGTTTCGACTTCGCTACTTCTGTTATTCCTGGTTGGCATACAACTATTTTTCCACCTTACTTTGTGGCTGGAGCAATTTTTTCTGGATTTGCAATGGTTCAAACACTCATGGTGATGACTCGTAAAATCCTTAAATTAGAAGAATACATTACGCTGGAACACATTGAATCCATGAACAAAGTAATTCTTGTAACAGGAACCATCGTTGGTGTAGCTTATTTGACAGAATTATTTATTGCCTGGTATTCAGGATATGTGTATGAGCAATTTGCATTTTTTAATAGAGCAATGGGTGTTTATTGGTGGTCATATTTTGGCATGATGGCCTGTAATGTGATTTCACCGCAACTTTTTTGGGTTAAAAAATACAGACGGAGTGTTTTTCTTACATTTTTCATGTCTATTTTCGTAAACATCGGTATGTGGTTTGAGCGATTTGTAATTATTGCTACTACATTGGCAAGAGATTATCTGCCTTCTTCCTGGAGTTATTATAGACCTACTTGGGTAGAGATTGGAATTTTTGTTGGAACACTTGGTTTGTTTTTTACACTTTACCTGATTTTTGTGCGTGTTGCACCAGTTGTTGCCATCGCTGAGATTAAGCACATTCTGAAGGTTGGAGGAGATCAGTATATAGGTGAGCATGCAACGCATAAACATCCTGTTTCAACTTCAGATTCACATGAACATCATCATTCCTAA
- a CDS encoding DUF3341 domain-containing protein, whose product MRQLNKDVIYGIYSDEEELLSAVRLAKSKHLDIMDVFTPFPVHGMEKALGLEESRLHYAGFVYGAIGTLTAFLGMTWIMTSDWPIIFGGKPYWPVPSFIPIVFELTVLFASWGMTITFYTISGLWPGVQNPQLDLRTTDDKFCLAFDQHHISETEARSFFQETGAEEVNVKSI is encoded by the coding sequence ATGAGACAATTAAATAAAGATGTTATTTACGGAATATATTCCGATGAAGAAGAACTCTTAAGTGCTGTGCGGTTAGCAAAAAGTAAACATCTTGATATCATGGATGTCTTTACCCCTTTTCCTGTTCATGGAATGGAAAAAGCACTTGGTTTAGAAGAGTCCCGTTTGCACTATGCTGGATTTGTTTACGGTGCAATTGGTACTTTGACCGCTTTTCTTGGTATGACTTGGATTATGACAAGTGATTGGCCAATTATTTTTGGTGGAAAACCATACTGGCCGGTTCCTTCTTTCATTCCTATCGTATTTGAGTTGACAGTTTTGTTTGCTTCTTGGGGTATGACAATTACGTTTTATACAATAAGTGGATTGTGGCCAGGAGTACAAAACCCTCAATTGGATTTAAGAACTACGGATGATAAATTTTGTCTCGCTTTTGATCAACATCATATTTCCGAAACTGAAGCCAGATCTTTCTTTCAGGAGACTGGAGCAGAAGAGGTAAATGTTAAATCTATATAA
- a CDS encoding cytochrome c oxidase subunit 3 produces the protein MIDKNLAPSRYQALKFGLWIGMASITMMFAALTSAYLVRRPAGNWYEFKLPVQFFVSTIIIIASSITMEWAYKSLKNQNQKNYNYGIVLTFGLGILFLVSQILSWKALVASGITIDLSVSGSFLYALSGIHAVHVIGGIAAIMVCVANAFLNSFTVSSMRLLKVDLVRQYWHFVDILWIYLLLFLILQ, from the coding sequence ATGATCGATAAAAATCTGGCTCCAAGTCGCTATCAAGCATTAAAATTTGGACTGTGGATTGGAATGGCTTCAATCACCATGATGTTTGCTGCATTAACCAGTGCTTACTTGGTTAGGAGACCTGCAGGCAATTGGTATGAGTTTAAATTGCCTGTTCAATTTTTTGTAAGTACAATAATTATTATTGCTTCTTCAATTACTATGGAATGGGCATATAAAAGTTTAAAAAACCAGAATCAAAAGAATTATAATTATGGAATTGTTTTGACATTTGGATTAGGAATCTTGTTTTTGGTATCACAAATATTGTCTTGGAAAGCTTTGGTAGCAAGTGGCATTACCATTGATTTAAGTGTATCCGGTTCTTTCCTTTATGCATTGTCGGGAATTCATGCAGTCCATGTAATTGGAGGGATCGCTGCAATTATGGTTTGCGTTGCAAATGCTTTTTTGAATTCATTCACAGTCAGTTCTATGAGATTATTAAAAGTTGATCTTGTTAGACAGTATTGGCATTTTGTAGATATCCTTTGGATTTATTTGCTTCTGTTTTTAATATTACAATAG
- a CDS encoding 4Fe-4S dicluster domain-containing protein — MKMNESTIWIGEEDLVRDPDFIAANNSEINPVSLESILDDEKSGMVESNRRDFLKLLGFGIGAATLASCEIPVKKAIPYVIKPDTIVPGIANYYASTFVNGGDYCSILVKTREGRPIKIEGNALSSITKGGTNARVQAAVLSLYDYNRVKFPAKLSQNQNSELSWNDLDNEIKAALASSKNIRIVSSTQLSPTALQAVSEFCTKYSGAKHIMYDAISSAALLDAGLQCFGERIIPEFRFDLAESIVSFNADFLGTWISPIEYASMYAKTRTIKADAPKMSQHTQVESHMSLTGSNADNRILVRPSEQGAAIAFLYNEVASKMGAATVPALELNDKAKAAFKKLAERLVTQKSKSLIVCGTNNVGEQILCYSLNNLLGNIGTTIAFDNVSYQRKGSDADLNQLMAEMKASTVDAIIFWNANPCYDLPFASEFAQSLENVKTKISLNAIIDETSSHCNYLAPDHHFLESWGDVEAKRGILSLIQPTINPIFNTRASGHSFLSWATSPNLNASAEQPYYDYLKKQWEGKYYTNSASTGGFQNFWDECVHNGVFSFTKATAIPTFKGDPSFAASKLTKPSGAALEISFIETVGIGNGVYAVNPWLQEMPDPVTRCAWGNYLMVPISFDGDRRFIAFNNVKENGELIDLSISGSKTTVGAVKQFGQMPGTLAIALGYGRTMAGDCGTGVGTDFYSACKVVDGYIQYFNTEIEVSQSSGNIEKHFACVQHHHTLGVTAIEKSSGQKFNADEAALVDDAFKGIAKGFQGSLTDRSVLRHSHLNEIKEKIESLKEERAEFQKLNSHTLYPGHEYSYNTGHHWGMHVDLNSCIGCGTCTIACMAENNVPVVGKKEIARHHEMAWLRIDRYYYGDVENPNVVFQPMMCQHCNNAPCENVCPVNATNHSSEGINQMAYNRCVGTRYCANNCPYKVRRFNWYDYTTADLFPVNQFNIAGEKSQPFYSDNLVRMVLNPDVTVRSRGVIEKCSFCIQRIQEGKLSAKRENRTLTDNDVKTACQTACPTEAITFGDMNNHEGSLFKKIENPLNYIVLEEVNVKSVVHYTMKVNNRDENLDA; from the coding sequence ATGAAAATGAACGAATCAACAATTTGGATTGGAGAAGAAGATCTGGTAAGAGATCCGGATTTTATTGCTGCCAATAATTCTGAAATAAATCCTGTTAGTTTAGAATCTATATTGGATGATGAAAAAAGCGGAATGGTAGAAAGCAACCGCCGTGATTTTCTAAAACTTCTTGGATTTGGTATTGGAGCTGCCACTTTAGCTTCTTGTGAAATTCCAGTAAAAAAGGCAATTCCTTACGTAATTAAGCCTGATACCATCGTTCCTGGAATCGCAAATTATTATGCTTCAACGTTTGTAAACGGTGGAGACTATTGTTCTATATTAGTTAAAACAAGAGAAGGCAGACCTATTAAAATTGAGGGAAACGCACTCTCTTCTATTACTAAAGGAGGAACTAATGCCAGGGTTCAAGCTGCTGTTTTAAGTCTTTATGATTACAACCGAGTTAAATTCCCTGCTAAGTTGAGTCAAAATCAAAATTCGGAACTTAGCTGGAATGATTTAGACAATGAAATAAAAGCTGCTTTAGCATCTAGTAAAAATATTCGAATTGTAAGTAGCACTCAACTGAGTCCTACGGCATTGCAAGCTGTATCAGAATTTTGTACAAAATATTCTGGTGCGAAACATATTATGTATGATGCAATATCATCTGCTGCATTATTGGATGCTGGATTGCAATGTTTTGGAGAGCGCATCATTCCGGAGTTTAGATTTGATCTTGCCGAGTCCATCGTGAGTTTTAATGCAGATTTTTTAGGTACCTGGATTTCGCCTATAGAATATGCATCTATGTATGCTAAAACCAGAACTATTAAAGCAGATGCACCTAAAATGTCACAGCATACTCAAGTTGAATCACATATGTCCTTAACTGGATCAAATGCTGATAACAGAATTTTAGTAAGACCATCAGAGCAAGGCGCAGCTATTGCATTTTTATATAATGAGGTTGCTTCTAAAATGGGAGCTGCTACGGTTCCTGCTTTAGAATTAAACGATAAAGCTAAAGCAGCATTTAAAAAATTAGCGGAGCGATTAGTAACACAAAAATCAAAGTCATTAATAGTTTGTGGAACAAATAATGTTGGCGAACAAATTCTTTGTTACAGTTTAAATAATCTATTAGGTAATATAGGAACAACCATTGCTTTTGATAATGTTTCTTATCAAAGAAAAGGAAGTGATGCAGACCTGAATCAATTGATGGCTGAAATGAAAGCATCTACTGTGGATGCTATTATATTTTGGAATGCCAATCCGTGTTATGATTTACCATTTGCGTCAGAATTTGCGCAGAGTCTTGAAAACGTTAAAACAAAAATTAGCTTAAATGCTATAATTGACGAAACAAGTTCGCATTGTAATTATTTAGCTCCAGATCATCATTTTTTAGAATCTTGGGGTGACGTTGAAGCAAAGCGTGGAATTTTAAGTTTAATTCAACCCACCATAAATCCAATTTTTAATACGAGAGCAAGCGGGCATTCATTTCTTTCGTGGGCGACATCCCCAAATTTGAATGCTTCAGCAGAGCAACCTTATTATGATTATTTGAAAAAACAATGGGAAGGAAAATATTACACCAATTCTGCTTCGACAGGAGGTTTTCAGAATTTCTGGGACGAATGTGTACATAATGGCGTTTTTTCTTTCACAAAAGCAACTGCGATTCCAACCTTTAAAGGAGATCCATCTTTTGCCGCTTCTAAATTAACAAAACCTTCCGGTGCAGCACTTGAAATATCTTTCATAGAAACCGTCGGAATCGGAAATGGTGTATATGCTGTTAACCCTTGGTTGCAGGAAATGCCGGATCCAGTGACTAGATGTGCATGGGGTAATTACCTTATGGTTCCTATAAGTTTTGACGGAGATCGCAGATTCATAGCTTTCAACAATGTAAAGGAAAATGGGGAGTTAATTGATCTGTCCATTTCAGGTTCCAAGACTACTGTTGGTGCTGTTAAACAATTTGGTCAAATGCCAGGCACTTTAGCCATTGCCTTAGGTTACGGAAGAACGATGGCAGGAGATTGCGGTACCGGAGTTGGAACAGATTTTTATTCAGCTTGTAAAGTAGTTGATGGTTATATCCAATATTTTAATACAGAAATTGAAGTTTCACAGAGCAGCGGCAACATTGAAAAACATTTTGCATGTGTGCAACATCACCATACCTTAGGAGTCACAGCCATCGAAAAGAGTAGTGGTCAGAAATTTAATGCTGATGAAGCTGCATTGGTTGATGATGCTTTCAAAGGAATTGCAAAAGGATTTCAAGGTTCATTAACGGACCGATCTGTATTAAGACACAGTCATTTAAATGAAATAAAAGAGAAAATTGAAAGCTTAAAGGAAGAACGTGCAGAATTTCAAAAGTTGAATTCTCACACACTTTATCCTGGACATGAATACAGTTACAATACAGGCCATCATTGGGGTATGCATGTTGACTTAAATTCGTGCATCGGTTGTGGAACCTGTACCATTGCCTGCATGGCAGAAAACAATGTTCCTGTTGTTGGTAAAAAAGAAATTGCCAGACATCACGAAATGGCTTGGTTGAGAATTGATCGCTATTATTATGGCGATGTAGAAAATCCAAATGTTGTTTTCCAGCCAATGATGTGCCAACATTGTAATAATGCACCTTGTGAAAATGTGTGTCCAGTAAATGCAACCAATCACTCATCCGAAGGCATCAATCAAATGGCCTATAATAGATGTGTTGGAACCAGATATTGTGCAAACAATTGCCCTTATAAAGTAAGACGTTTTAATTGGTATGATTATACGACCGCAGATCTGTTTCCTGTTAATCAATTTAACATAGCAGGGGAAAAGAGCCAACCATTCTATTCTGATAATTTAGTTAGAATGGTTTTAAATCCAGATGTTACAGTTCGGTCAAGAGGTGTAATAGAAAAATGTTCTTTTTGTATACAACGGATTCAGGAAGGAAAGCTTTCAGCAAAACGTGAAAATCGCACGTTGACCGACAATGACGTAAAAACAGCTTGTCAAACAGCGTGTCCAACAGAAGCAATTACTTTTGGAGATATGAATAATCATGAAGGTTCTCTGTTTAAGAAAATTGAGAACCCATTAAATTATATTGTACTGGAAGAAGTCAATGTTAAATCTGTTGTGCACTACACCATGAAGGTGAATAACAGAGATGAAAATTTAGACGCATAA
- a CDS encoding cytochrome c: protein MMNRIIFIFISIVSALSLFQCSPAGGNATGTEYMPDMVHSVAYEPNVNSYYYYHTWGTSAEIAKLSAPRFPVKGSIARGGISISDSAHAAMYTGSLSSNAIHTPVNGSVNYYYGNTEEERLRASREITTNKVKLTTAGLNEGKLLYNIYCGICHGEKGDGAGYLVRDDGGKYPAQPANFLKDEFIAASEGRFYHGIMYGKNMMGAYADKLSYNERWNVIHYIRSLQAASKNLKYSESENTFSGSQAVLDAAKLAAAATAPVVNVKK, encoded by the coding sequence ATGATGAATCGGATTATTTTCATATTCATTTCAATAGTTAGCGCATTGAGTTTGTTTCAATGCAGTCCTGCAGGAGGCAATGCTACAGGAACAGAATACATGCCAGACATGGTTCATTCCGTTGCTTATGAACCAAATGTCAACAGTTATTATTACTACCATACTTGGGGAACATCTGCAGAAATTGCAAAATTATCTGCACCTAGATTTCCAGTAAAAGGTTCGATTGCTCGTGGAGGAATATCAATTTCAGATTCTGCACACGCAGCAATGTATACAGGCAGTTTGAGTTCAAATGCCATCCATACTCCAGTAAATGGATCTGTAAATTATTACTATGGAAATACAGAAGAGGAACGTCTTAGAGCTTCCAGAGAGATCACTACCAACAAGGTAAAGCTTACAACAGCAGGTCTTAATGAAGGAAAATTACTCTATAATATTTATTGTGGTATTTGCCATGGTGAAAAGGGTGATGGCGCAGGATATTTAGTACGGGATGATGGAGGAAAGTATCCTGCACAACCTGCTAATTTTCTTAAAGATGAATTTATTGCTGCATCAGAAGGTCGTTTTTATCATGGAATTATGTATGGAAAAAACATGATGGGCGCTTATGCTGATAAATTATCATATAATGAAAGGTGGAATGTTATACATTATATACGCTCCTTACAAGCAGCTTCTAAAAACTTAAAATATTCAGAATCAGAAAATACGTTTTCAGGTTCGCAAGCAGTTTTGGATGCAGCTAAATTAGCTGCAGCTGCAACTGCTCCGGTGGTTAATGTTAAAAAATAA
- a CDS encoding OmpA family protein, translating into MTALITIFSIILLFVVLLQIAKINEITAEMRGKEETETHSANQNGKWLLIFGVLFLGSFFWGSLYYANRLLGYGPLKAASEHGSSIDSMFNVTLIFTGIVFLICHVALFWFSYKFRYTTGKKALFLPHDNRLEVIWTALPALVMTILVVQGLVTWNKVMADVTKGEDFIEIEATGWQFAWNLRYPGQDGKLGVKDFRLIKPGVNELGQDWNDDRNHDDFNADELVIPKGKKIRVRISARDVLHNFYLPHFRVKMDAVPGIPTYFIFTPIKTTEEFRQELRKYPEYQMPSDPNDPASPPKWKTFEYELACAELCGKGHYSMRRLVKVVSPEEWEIWNKKQKSYYLSSIRNTDEDPLKGKAIKAEAFIKTEEMKSMLLKALDSTNTNAADRIIRLDNIYFETGSATLDSISEMALNVLKETFDQYPKLKVEVSGHTDNTGAADLNLKLSNERAAAIKNYLVSKGVSNDRISALGNGSNKPVDSNDTEEGRAKNRRIEFKILSF; encoded by the coding sequence ATGACTGCTTTAATTACAATATTTTCTATCATATTGCTTTTTGTAGTTCTACTTCAAATTGCTAAAATTAATGAGATCACTGCTGAAATGCGTGGTAAAGAGGAAACAGAGACTCACAGTGCCAATCAAAATGGCAAGTGGCTATTGATTTTTGGAGTCCTGTTTCTTGGTTCTTTTTTCTGGGGATCATTATACTATGCAAATCGGTTGCTAGGCTATGGACCCTTAAAAGCTGCTTCTGAACATGGTAGTTCTATTGACAGTATGTTTAATGTTACCTTGATTTTTACAGGAATCGTATTCTTGATTTGTCATGTTGCATTATTCTGGTTTTCCTATAAATTTAGGTATACAACCGGGAAGAAAGCCTTGTTCCTTCCACATGACAATCGGTTGGAAGTAATTTGGACCGCATTGCCTGCATTGGTCATGACAATTTTAGTTGTTCAGGGACTTGTAACCTGGAATAAAGTAATGGCTGATGTTACCAAAGGAGAAGATTTTATAGAAATAGAAGCAACAGGATGGCAGTTTGCATGGAACTTAAGATATCCAGGTCAGGATGGTAAATTAGGTGTTAAAGATTTTAGATTAATAAAACCTGGCGTAAATGAATTAGGTCAGGATTGGAACGATGATCGAAATCACGACGATTTTAATGCTGATGAACTGGTCATTCCCAAAGGGAAAAAAATACGGGTTAGAATTTCAGCCCGCGATGTATTGCATAATTTTTATTTACCTCATTTTCGGGTTAAAATGGATGCGGTTCCTGGAATTCCAACCTATTTTATTTTTACACCCATTAAAACCACAGAAGAGTTTCGTCAGGAATTAAGAAAGTATCCTGAATACCAAATGCCTTCTGATCCAAATGATCCCGCAAGTCCACCAAAATGGAAAACTTTTGAATACGAATTGGCATGTGCTGAATTATGTGGCAAAGGTCATTACAGCATGCGCAGATTGGTGAAGGTAGTTTCTCCGGAGGAATGGGAAATTTGGAATAAAAAACAAAAATCATATTATTTAAGCTCCATCCGAAATACAGATGAGGATCCATTGAAAGGCAAAGCAATTAAAGCAGAAGCTTTTATAAAAACCGAAGAAATGAAATCCATGCTTTTAAAGGCATTGGATTCAACCAATACCAATGCAGCAGATCGGATCATTCGATTGGATAATATATATTTTGAAACAGGTTCCGCAACATTGGATTCTATTTCTGAAATGGCATTGAATGTTTTAAAAGAAACTTTTGATCAATATCCAAAATTGAAAGTTGAAGTAAGTGGCCATACAGATAATACAGGCGCAGCAGATCTTAATTTAAAATTATCCAATGAAAGAGCAGCTGCTATAAAAAATTATTTGGTATCAAAAGGAGTGAGCAATGATCGGATTTCCGCTTTGGGAAATGGATCAAACAAACCAGTTGATTCAAATGATACAGAAGAAGGTCGAGCTAAAAACAGAAGAATTGAATTTAAAATTTTATCTTTTTAA
- a CDS encoding protoheme IX farnesyltransferase: MNQTNSSALNYSFIKDIGILVKFKLSLMVILSSTLSYVILAKDLFNINTFVFLILGGSFITFAANAINQCLERDYDKLMVRTALRPVADGRMSIATSVLISGIFCTLGVLFLAMINPVASSLGMLSFVLYAFVYTPLKRFSTLAVPVGAIPGALPTLIAGVAASNGFTLEAFCLFGIQYLWQFPHFWSIAWLGHSDYRKAGFKLVKDVNGKPDPKYGFYAAVYSALSFVFLFWFVVNGLLNTFVIIGICLCILFYIYYSLNLFKHNNEQAARKLMFCSIIYLPVLLFLLLTNNLLH, from the coding sequence TTGAATCAGACAAACTCATCGGCATTAAATTATTCCTTTATCAAGGATATTGGTATATTGGTTAAGTTTAAACTTAGCCTGATGGTTATTTTATCATCAACTCTGAGTTATGTTATACTTGCAAAGGACCTTTTTAATATAAATACATTTGTATTTTTAATTTTAGGAGGAAGCTTTATAACCTTTGCTGCCAATGCAATTAACCAATGCCTGGAAAGAGACTATGATAAATTAATGGTGCGCACCGCATTGAGACCGGTTGCTGATGGCCGTATGTCGATTGCCACTTCCGTTTTAATCAGTGGTATATTTTGTACTTTGGGTGTATTGTTTCTTGCAATGATAAATCCGGTTGCAAGTTCTTTGGGTATGCTGTCTTTTGTTTTATATGCTTTTGTTTACACACCATTAAAAAGGTTTTCAACATTGGCTGTTCCTGTGGGAGCAATACCTGGAGCCCTTCCAACATTAATTGCCGGAGTAGCTGCCTCCAATGGATTTACCTTAGAAGCATTTTGTCTTTTTGGCATCCAATACTTATGGCAATTCCCTCATTTTTGGTCAATAGCATGGCTTGGTCATTCTGACTATCGAAAAGCAGGCTTTAAATTGGTAAAAGATGTAAACGGTAAACCGGATCCTAAATATGGATTTTATGCCGCCGTTTATTCTGCATTGAGTTTTGTATTCTTATTTTGGTTTGTCGTGAATGGCCTATTAAATACATTTGTTATTATTGGAATTTGCTTGTGTATTTTATTTTATATCTATTATAGTTTGAATCTTTTTAAACATAATAATGAGCAAGCCGCCAGAAAACTAATGTTTTGCTCTATCATTTATCTGCCTGTTCTATTATTCTTATTGCTCACTAATAATTTGCTTCATTGA